CGGAGCCTGAGTACCCTCGACCCACTGTGATCACTGTTTCGGGCCTGTCGAAGTCACACGGCGGCCGGACGCTCTTCGAAGACGTCACCTTCCGGCTCATGCCCGGGCGTCGCGTCGCGCTCGTGGGCGGCAACGGTGTCGGCAAGACCACGATCCTCGAGATCATCGTGGGTGACCAGGATGCCGACGCGGGCGAGGTGCACGCGGCGCGTGGCACCCGGATCGGCTACCTGCCCCAGGAGTTGGCCGAGCAGGTCGACGGCACGGTGATCGAGGAGGTCATGCGCGCGGTCGCGCATGTGACCGAGCTGGAGGAACAGCTGACCCGATTGGCAGCCGACGTCGCACCGACGGCTCCCGGCGGTGACCAGGAGGACGCCGAGGCCTATGAACAGGCGCTCGCCGCGTACGGCGAAGCGCAGCATCGTTTCGAGACCTTGGGCGGCTACGGACTCGAGGCCGAGGCGAGGCGCGTGCTGGCGGGCCTCGGGTTCACCTCCGCGGACATGGACCGCGCGGTGCGCGATCTGTCGGGCGGCTGGCGGATGCGCGTGGCGCTGGCCCGCCTCATGCTGTCGGCGCCTGACCTCCTCGTGCTCGACGAGCCGACCAACCATCTCGTCGTGGAGTCCGTCGCTTGGCCCGCGCGTTACCTCGCTGATTGGCCGGGGGCGATCCTGTTCGTGTCCCACGACCGCGACTTCATCGATGCGGTGGCGGAGCGGGTCATAGAGGTGTCCAACGGCCATGCGCTCGAGTACGTGGGCGGTTTTGCCGAGTTCGTCGTTCAGCGCGAGGAGCGTCTGGCCGGACTGATGGCGGCCCAGGCCAGCCAGCAGGCCAAGGTGGCCGAGGTGGAGCGCTTCATCGAGCGGTTTCGCTACAAGGCGAGCAAGGCCCGCCAGGTGCAGAGCCGCGTGAAGATGCTCGACAAGCTGGATCGGATCCAGGTGCCGGATCGCGCCGAGCAGGCGGCCAACTTCGCGTTCCCCAAGCCGCAGCGCAGTTCACGGGTTGTCATCGAGGTCGATGACGCGACTGTGGGCTTCGATGGCCAGCCCGTGCTGTCCGGTGTGGACATGGTGGTGGAGCGCGGACGAAAGCTCGCCCTGATCGGGCCCAACGGTGCGGGCAAGACAACGCTGCTGCGCATGATCCTGGGCGAGCTGGCACCGGACGGTGGCACCGCCGGGCTCGGGGCCAACGTGGATGTCGCCCACTTCACCCAGCATCAGGTCGACAGCCTTCGATTCGACCGCACGGTGCTCGAGGAGTTGCGCGCAACGGTGGGGGAGCAACATGGCCGCAACCTGCGCACCGTGCTCGGTGGCTTCGGATTCTCAGGCGAAGCGGTCGACCGCAAGGTCGGGGATCTCTCCGGTGGCGAGCGCACGAGGTTGGCGCTTGCCCGCATCATGGTCGACCCCGTGAACCTGCTTGTGCTCGACGAGCCGACCAACCACCTCGACCTGCCGAGTTGCGACGTGCTCGAGGACGCCCTGATCGCGTACCCGGGCACGATCCTGCTGGTCACCCATGACCGCTACCTGATCCGCGAGGTCGCCGATGGCCTGGTCGTGGTCAAGCACGGCCGGGCGGTGATGCACGACGGAGTCGACGAGGAACTGCTCGCACCCAGCGGTACCACGGCTGCTGCTGCGCCGGCGACGGCCGGCGGACCCGCGGGCGGCTCGTCCGCTGGGAGCGGTGCTCGGCGGGAGAACCGTGCCGATGTGCGTCGTCGGGAGGCCCGGGCACGGGAGCGCTCGGCTGCTGAGACGCGCGAGGTGCGCAAGCGGGTCCAGCGCCTGGAGCGCCAGGTGACCAAGGCCGAGGCCGAGGTTGAGCGGCTCGGAACGGCCCTGGCCGACCCCGACATCTACGACGACCACCAGAAGGTGAGGGCGTTGTCCGACGAGCACGACGACGCGAAGGCGAAGTCCGAGGTTCTCATGGCCGAGTGGCTCGAGGCCCAGGAGGAACTCGAGTCGGCAGGCGGCTGAGCCGGTCGGTCAGGTCGGCTCGTCGCCGGTCAGGTCGATCTCGCGCAGGATTATCCGCGTCTGGGACTCCTCGACCCCACCTGAGTCACGCCACTGCATGAGCAGTCGGTCGAGGGTGGGTACGTCCGCGCATGCCAGCATGAGCACGTAGTCGTGTGAGCCGGTGACGTGCATGGCCGATTGCACCTCTGGCGCCGCGGCCAGCATGCGTTCGAATGGTCCGGGGTCGACCGAACGAGAGAGCCTGATCTCCGTGATCGCGCGCAGCCCCACACCGAGCGTCGCCAGGTCGATCTCCGCGCTGTAGCCGCGGATCACGCCCGAGGTCTCGAGACGCCTGACGCGATCGGCGGTCGCCGTGGCGCTCAACCCGATGCGCTCACCGAGATCGCGCCACGTGAGCCGCCCCTCGGAGCGGAGCTCACCGAGGATCACATGGTCGAGATCATCCATGGCCGGGGAATCCAGTGCGATGTCGATCATATGACTCACAATACCCTCTGAAACAAGGTCTCCACATCGGCATACTCGGCCATATGGAGATGTCGCATGTATTTCTGGGCCTGGCCACGGGGATTCCCGTGATGATCGTGGTCGGACCGGTCGCCCTTCTGCTCATCGAACAGGGCATGACCAAGGGTGTCCGCGCGGGTGCGCCGGCAGCGTTCGGAGTGTCCGCAGTCGATCTCGTGTTCGCGTCGGCTGCCGCCATGGCCGGCGCGGCCGCTGCAAGCGTGCTGGCTCCGGTGGAGCCGCTGATGCGCATCGCGGGCATCGGCGTGCTCGGGGTGCTGGCCTGGAGGCTGTGGCGTGACGCCGCGGCTGACCTGGCAAGGAAGGGCCCGCCCGCCGAAAGCGCCCAGGCCGAGCCTCCCGGGGCCCGTGCGCGTGTTGCGGGCGAGCGCGGTTCGGTATCGATGAAGGGTGGCGACCTGCCCACCGAGGCAGCGCTGCGCGGTCAACTGTCGATGGCAGCTCGGTTCTTCGTCGTCACGGCACTCAACCCGATCACGATCGTGGTGTTCACGTCCATCGTGCTCAGCGGTGCCGAAGGCGTGGGCACTCCGGGGTGGGTGCTCGGAATGGTCATGGCGTCGATGTCGGTCAGCTTCCTGTTCCTGGCCCTGGGTCAGGGGCTTGGGGCGGTGCTGAGTGAGCGGGCCACCATCCGTCTCCGGATGGCAGGCGCGGTGCTGATCGTGGCGATGGCCGGGTGGTTCGCGTTCGCCTGAGTCAGCCGACCTCAGCCGACCTTGTGGTCGCCGGACTCCGCCAGCTTCTTCGCCCACGGGTAGTCAGGCTTGCCCGAGGGTGAGCGCTGGATCTCGTCGACCTCGTGCAGCTCGCGGGGCACCTTGTAGCCGGCTACGTGGGTGCGGGCGTGTTCGCCGATCGAGTCGACGTCGGCAGACTCCCCCTCGCGCCACTGAACGATCGCAGCGACGCGCTGGCCCCAACGGTCGTCGGGCACGCCGACCACCAGGCAGTCGAACACAGCCGGGTGTGACTTCACGGCCTGCTCGACTTCCTCGGGGAAGATCTTCTCGCCACCGGAGTTGATCGACACGGTGCCGCGCCCGAGCATCACGATGTTGCCGTCGGCCCACTTGCCGAAGTCGCCGGCGATCGCGTACCGGTTGCCGTCGGCGGCCTCCACGAAGGTCTCGGCGGTCTTCTTCGGATCGTTGTAGTAGCCGAGCGGCAGGTTGCCCCGGCGGCCGAGGCGTCCGATGCGGTCGTCGCCCTCGGGGATCAGCGCGAGGTCGTCATCCAGGATGGCTACGTCGCGGCCGGGAGCCACGGTGGGCCCGCCGCCCTCGATCTTCGCCCCCTTGGCTGCGTAGGTGATGCCCTGGAAGCCCGACTCGGTGGAGCCGATGGAGTCCGTGATGATCAGGTTGGGGAAGTAGTCGAGGAAGCGGTCCTTCACCGACTGGCTGAACAGGGCTGCGGAGCTCGACAGTGAGATGAGGCTGTCGGTGTTCCAGCGCCCCGGGTTGGCGTCGAGCGCCTCGATCATCGGTCGGGCGATGGCGTCGCCGGTGATGATCATCGAGTTGAGACCGTCGTTGTGCACCGACTCCCACACGGTCTCGGCGTCGAACCTGCGCAGCAGCACGATCGTGGAGCCGATGAACCACTGGCTGAACGTGGCGATCTGCGCCGCGCCGTGCATCAGCGGCGGGATCACGCAGAACACGAGGCCCGACTCGCTTGCAGCGGCCTCCTCGGCCCTCGAGTACTCGGAGGCGACCTTCTCGTTGGTCAGGGCGTCGATGCCCTGACCGAGCGCGAAGAAGATGTCCTCGCTGCGCCACATGACGCCCTTGGGCATTCCCGTCGTCCCGCCGGTGTAGATGATGTAGATGTCGTCGCCGGAGCGTTCCGGGAAACCACGCTCGGGCGATCCCTCGGCGCATGCGTCCTCGAATGCCACCGAGCCGAGCTTGTCCAGCGACTCGGTCAGCTCGGGCGTGTCGGACCCGGGGTCCTCGATGTGCACGAAGGTCTTGAGCCTGGGCGACTCGTCGGACACCGCCGCCAGCCTGGGGGCGTACTCCTCGTCGAACACGCAGGCAACGCAGTCGGAGTTGTCGATCAGGTAGGCGAGCTCCGCCTCGACGTAGCGGTAGTTGATGTTGATCGGCACCGCCCGCACCTTCAGCGTGCCCAGCATCGCCGAGATCCACTGTTCGGAATTCATGGCGTAGATGCCGACGTGGTCGCCGGGGGACACGCCATGGTCGGCGAGCCAGTGGCCTATCCGGTTTGCGCGGGCGTCGAGTTCGGAGAACGACCACGCCGTGCCGTCGTAGATGAGGGCGGCGCGCTCGGGGACTGCGTCGGCCGTGTGCTCGAAGAGGTCAGCGAAGTTGTATGCCACGGGGACAAACTAGAACAGGTTGCAGTTCGCGTTCATCTCGTGCCGGCCGCCTCGGGCCCGAGGCGGATTCAGCTGCGGGGGGAGGTGCTGTCGCCGACGACGCCCGCCGCGGCGCGAATGTCGATCTCGGTTGGGGTGTCCTTGGGCGGCTTCTTCGACTTCGAACCGGACTTGGCTCTCGACTTGCCCGCTCCCTTCGACTTGGCCGCTTCGGCCTTGGAGGCGCTCTTTACCTTCGAGCCGTCGCCTTTCGAGCGATCGCCCTTTGAGCCGTTGCCTTTCGAGCGGTTGCCTTTCGAGCCATCTCCTTTCGAGCGATTGCCCTTTGAGCCATTGCCCTTCGAGCCGTTGCCCTTGGATCCGCCAGCCTTCGTGCCGGCCTTCTTGCCGCTCGAACGCTTCGCCTTCCTGGCCGCCTTGGACGTTGCCGTGACCGGTGCGGCGGTCTTCGTGACTGTCGGGTCCTTCTGCTCGGCCAGCGCCAGGATCTCCTCGAACGCGGGATCGACCGCAGCTGCCACGTCCCATACGTCGGGCACGAGGTCGCGGTCGGCCATGAAGCCGATGTCGATGTGGTCGCGGTAGGACAGCACGGTGATGTTGAGCCCGGCCCCGTCCATGATCGGCCCCATCGGGTAGGCGGCCACCAGTTCCGCTCCCGCCAGGTAGAGCGGGAACGGCGGACCGGGCACGTTGGAGATCACCAGGTTCTGCACCGGCGCGATCGAGTCCGCCAGGTGCATCGAGCCGTACAGCCTCGAGGCGAGTCCGAACGTGCGTGGCGCCGACCACTCGGCCCAGTCGGTGAGCGTGCGGGCTCCGACCATGTCGTGGTCCTGTTTGGCGCCATGTGTGGATTCCGCGATCGCGGCCAGCCTCTCGGCCGGGTCGTCGATGTTGGTCGGCAGGCCGGCGAACATCGCGGAGACCTTGTTGCCCAGCGCGCCTCGTTCGTCATCCACGCGAACCGACACGGGGCATGTTGCGACCAGTGGTTCGTCCGGCAGCTCTCCGCGTGCTGTCAGGTAGTTGCGCAACGTGCCGGCGCACACCGCCAGGATGACGTCGTTCATCTTCACGCCGAGCGCGTCCTTGACCGCCTTGGCCTGGTCCAGGGGCAGCCGAGCGAACGACACGGTGCGGTGTGGTCCGATCGTGTGGTTCCAGGGCGCACGCGGCGCCCCGAGCGGCACGGCACCGTGGTTGGCCTCCGGGTCGCGGGCTGCGGTGATCAGCTCCGAGATGCCGCTGATAGTGCGCTTGGCCAACCCGAACGAGTCGCCGAGCCTGCGGATCTTCGAGATGGCGGCGTATGTGAGCAGCTCCTGGTCGGTCGGGATGTGCTCGGGCTCGACTTCTGGGACCGGCTCGATGTCGTCGCGGCCGTCGGGGGAGAGGTCGTAGAGCTCGGTCATGATCTCGGCGCCGGATGCTCCGTCGATCGCTGCGTGGTGCACCTTGACCACGAAGCCGACCCTGTCCTGCTTCAGGCCCTCGATGACCCAGGCCTCCCACAGGGGGCGGTTGCGGTCGAGGGGGATCGAGGCGATCTGGGCCGCGACCTCGCCCAGCTCCCGTCGACCGCCAGGTGAGGGGCATCCGATGCGGCGAACGTGGTAGTCGAGATTGAAGTTGGGGTCCTCGACCCAGACGGGGTGGTGGAACTGGAACGGCACCTGCACGAGCCGCCGCCGGAACGGGGGCACGAGGTGCAGCCGCTGGCGGATGTGTTCCTTGATCGCGCCGAAGCTGTAGCCGCCCTGCATTGTGGACACGTCGTAGATGCCCGTCATGGCGACGTGCATGTGCGCCTCGTGGGTCTCCAGGTACAAGAAGGCGGCGTCCATGCCTGTGAGGCGTTCCATGAGGCCATTGTCGCCCATGTCGGTGGGGTCGCGTCCAGCGGAACCCGCACGGCGGGGTCGCGGGCCCCGACGCAGGCGGATTGTCGGCAACTGCGCGTTCGGCCAGACTTCCGGCGATGCCCGAATCGAAGCTCGACCCACTGTGGACCCCGTCTGCGGAGCGCACCGCCGCGACGGCGATGGACAGGTTCCGCCGGTCCGCCGCGGCCGAACTCCGCCACGACCTGGATGACCCCGCGTCGCTGCACCGGTGGTCGGTCGAGTCACCGGAGGAGTTCTGGGGCCGTCTGTTCGATGGCCTGGTGTCCTCGGTCCAGCGCCGCGGACCGGCATTGACGGTGGGTGGGAGCGGCGCGTTCGCGACCTCATGGTTTCCCGAGGAGCGCCTGAACGTGGCCCGCCTGATCCTCGAGGGTGCGGCCGGTGCTTCGGTGGTCGACCCCGACTCGGTGATGCTGGTGTCGCTCGATGAGCGGGGCCGGCGCCGCGAGCTCAGCCGTGCCGAGGCGACCGCAGAAGTGGGCGCGATCGCGGCAGCGCTGCGAGCCGAGGGCGTCGGACCGGGAGACAGGGTGGCCGTGTGGCTTCCCAACACCGACGTGGCGATGCTGGTCATGCTCGCAGCGGCCTCGATCGGCGCCGTGTTCAGCTCCACGTCTCCCGACTTCGGCGTCGACGGGGTGCTCGACCGGTTCACCCAGATCGAGCCGACCGTGCTGGTTGCCGCCGACGGCTACACGTACGGCGCCAAGCACTTCGACCGCCGGCCGCAGCTGGCCGAGATCATGGCAGGCCTGCCCAGCCTGAGGCGTACGGTCGTGCTCGGCTTCCTCGACCCGGCACCGGACCTGTCCGCGCTCCAGGAGTTCGGCACTCCGGTCGACTTCGGTGCATGGGTGGCACCCCACGAGGGCACAGCCCCCGAGTTTGCCGATCTGCCCTTTGACCACCCGTGGTACGTGCTCTTCAGTTCCGGCACCACGGGCGTGCCGAAGTGCATCGTGCACCGCACCGGTGGGGTGTTGTTGCAGCACCTCAAGGAGCACCAACTGCACAGCGACATCGGCCCTGGCGACCGCGTCTGCTACTTCACGACCTGTGGCTGGATGATGTGGAACTGGCTCGCTTCGGTGCCTGCCTCCGGCGCGACAGCGGTCCTGTTCGAGGGCAACCCGTTCCATCCCGGCCCCGCCCGGCTGTGGGAGCTGGCCGAGTCGGAGGCACTCACCTTCCTCGGCGTGTCGGCCAAGTACATCGACGCAGTGGCCAAGGCCGGCTATGTGCCCGCCGAGGCCGTCGACCTCTCCGCGCTGCGCACCATCGCGTCTACCGGGTCGCCCCTGTCGCCGGAAATGTTCGCATGGATCTACGACGCAGTCGCTCCAGGCTGCGCGGATGGAGGACTCCACCTGGCTTCGATCTCCGGAGGAACCGACCTGTGTGGGTGCTTCGTGGGCGGTGACCCGACCCGGCCCGTCTACCCCGGTGAGATCCAGGCTCCCGCGCTCGGCATGGCGGTCGACGTGTGGGACGTCGACGGCAAGCCGGTCCCGCCGGGGGAGCGGGGCGAACTCGTCTGCACCGCGCCGTTTCCCTCCACTCCGCTGGGCTTCTGGGGCGACGGCCCGCTGGGGGAGCTCGGTCCGCGGTACCGCTCGGCCTACTTCGAGCGGTTCCCGGATGTGTGGGCCCACGGTGACTTTGCCTCGTGGACCGACCACGGGGGCATGGTCATCCACGGCCGCTCGGACACCACGCTGAACCCGGGCGGTGTGCGTATCGGAACCGCGGAGATCTATCGCCAGGTAGAGCAGGTGCCAGAGGTGCTGGAGTCCCTGGTGTTCGGCAAGGAGGTTGACGGCGACGTGGAGATCTCGTTGTTGGTGCGTCTGGTGGAGGGGGCCGAGTTGGGCGACGAGATGGTCGCCGACATCAAGACCCGCATCCGCACCGGATGCACGCCGCGGCACGTGCCTGCGTTGGTGCTGGCGGTGGAGGATCTGCCGCGAACGCGTTCGGGGAAGCTGGCGGAGCTGGCAGTGTCGGACAGGGTCAACGGTCGGGATGTCCGCAACACCTCCGCCCTCGCCAACCCGGAGTCCCTCGACGCCATCGCGCCGCTCTTCGACTGAGCCCGTCCGGCCAGTCCGGAGCTCGGTGGTTTCGTTGGTGCTGAATCACGCTCAGCGTGATTCAGCACCAACGAAACGCCTCGAGGATCAGCCCGGGCGGTCGGCCCGCCGTGGATCGGTCACTTCTCGATCCTCTGGTGCTCCACCACGAGGGTGAACGCCATGATGGCGACCACGGCGATGAGCAGGACCACGGCGTCGATCGAACTGCCGAACACGAGAAGCGCGGCGATCGCCACTGCGCTGAGGACCCGCTCGCGTGCAACGGCCCGGAATGTTCGCCACACTGCCGCGGAGATTCCGAGGGCGAACAACGCCAGCCCGCCCAGCAACATCATCCTGAAGCTCGCCGGCACCGGGTCGCTCGGGTGCAGTGCCATCTCCTCGAGTGCGGCGGCCGACACGATGATGCCCGCCACGATCGGAGCGTGCGCCCAGGTGTAGACGTCGCGCACCCAGCGGCCACGCGCGTTGTCGCCCTCCAGTTCGTCGCCGTAGTGCTCGAGGGCCGGACTCGGCCGGTCGAAATAGCCCCACCACAACATGCAGGCGAACACGCCGGATGCGATCAGTGCGGCCAGGGTTGGGCCCGGCAGGCCCTCGCCGGCCTGGAGGTTCGCGAGCACCGGCAACCCGATGGCCACGATCACCTCGCCCAGGGCGATGATCACGATCAGTCCGTGGCGTTCGGCCATGTGGCCGACGCGTACGAGCCACTGGCCCCGGCCGGCAAGGACCATCGCACCGAGCACGATCAGCGCCGCGACCAGCCAGAGCGTGAGCCGGGCGTTGCCGTCGAAGGTGGAGCCCACGACCAGTACGACGATCGCGGCGACGTTGGGCAGTATCCAGGCCACCGCGGAGGAGCGATGCTCTGCGGTCATCCCGGTCACGAGGGACTGGATGGCAAAGCCGAGGCACATGATCGCTGCGAGCGAGACTGCGAACACCGTGCCGCTGTCGCCCAGCGCATCGGAGGTTGCGGCGGCCATCGGCACGCTGGCGACCGTGGCCGCCAGGAAGATGAGTCTGACCCGGCGTCCGTTGCCGGACACGGCATTGGCCGCCCAGGTGAGCTGCTGCCAAGGCAGCCACAGCAGCGCGAACACAAGCGCCGCCTCGCCCACACCGCTCCATGTCGGGTCGTTGATGAGCGTGGAAACGATCTGTGAGAACGCGAACACGTAGGCGAGGTCGAAGAACAGCTCGACTGGATCTGCCGTGAAGTCCTCGGTTCGCTCGGGGAGGATGATGCCCTTCATGGCCCGCACCCTACGTAGGTCGGCCGTGTGGCGCAGCACAGTTCCTGGACCACCGGCGTCGCGAGGCGGCAGCAATGAAGTAGACAGCTCCCTGGCACGAAAGGCGAGGTAAGCCATGCCGAAGCTGAAGCGCAAGGCATACGAGAAGGAACTGGAGAGGCTCGAGGTCGAGCTGGTGAAGCTCCAGGAGTGGATCAAGGCCGAGGGCCTGAGGATCGTGGTCGTGTTCGAGGGACGCGACTCCGCCGGCAAGGGCGGCACGATCAAGCGGATCACCAACCGCACCAGCCCAAGGGTGTTCCGCACGGTCGCACTCCCGGCACCGACGGAGCGCGAGAAGACGGAGTTCTACCTTCAGCGCTACATGGCACACATGCCGGCGGCGGGGGAGATGGTCCTGTTCGACCGGAGTTGGTACAACCGTCTCGGCGTCGAGCGGGTGATGGGCTTCTGCACCGATGAGGAGTACGAGAGGTTCCTCACCATCTGCCCCGGCTTCGAGCACGCCATGGTGGACGACGGCATCATCCTCATCAAGTACTGGCTCCACATCAACGACGAGGAACAGGAG
This genomic interval from Actinomycetes bacterium contains the following:
- the ppk2 gene encoding polyphosphate kinase 2, with protein sequence MPKLKRKAYEKELERLEVELVKLQEWIKAEGLRIVVVFEGRDSAGKGGTIKRITNRTSPRVFRTVALPAPTEREKTEFYLQRYMAHMPAAGEMVLFDRSWYNRLGVERVMGFCTDEEYERFLTICPGFEHAMVDDGIILIKYWLHINDEEQERRFRSRIDDPRKVWKLSPMDVASWDKWVDYSKARDNMLRHTDTEWAPWHVVDANTKRNARLNVIRHLLDQIPYEDLTGPPVELPPRSRDSDYELPADVEFNFIPDHYS
- a CDS encoding LysE family transporter, producing MEMSHVFLGLATGIPVMIVVGPVALLLIEQGMTKGVRAGAPAAFGVSAVDLVFASAAAMAGAAAASVLAPVEPLMRIAGIGVLGVLAWRLWRDAAADLARKGPPAESAQAEPPGARARVAGERGSVSMKGGDLPTEAALRGQLSMAARFFVVTALNPITIVVFTSIVLSGAEGVGTPGWVLGMVMASMSVSFLFLALGQGLGAVLSERATIRLRMAGAVLIVAMAGWFAFA
- a CDS encoding low temperature requirement protein A is translated as MKGIILPERTEDFTADPVELFFDLAYVFAFSQIVSTLINDPTWSGVGEAALVFALLWLPWQQLTWAANAVSGNGRRVRLIFLAATVASVPMAAATSDALGDSGTVFAVSLAAIMCLGFAIQSLVTGMTAEHRSSAVAWILPNVAAIVVLVVGSTFDGNARLTLWLVAALIVLGAMVLAGRGQWLVRVGHMAERHGLIVIIALGEVIVAIGLPVLANLQAGEGLPGPTLAALIASGVFACMLWWGYFDRPSPALEHYGDELEGDNARGRWVRDVYTWAHAPIVAGIIVSAAALEEMALHPSDPVPASFRMMLLGGLALFALGISAAVWRTFRAVARERVLSAVAIAALLVFGSSIDAVVLLIAVVAIMAFTLVVEHQRIEK
- a CDS encoding ABC-F family ATP-binding cassette domain-containing protein, with translation MITVSGLSKSHGGRTLFEDVTFRLMPGRRVALVGGNGVGKTTILEIIVGDQDADAGEVHAARGTRIGYLPQELAEQVDGTVIEEVMRAVAHVTELEEQLTRLAADVAPTAPGGDQEDAEAYEQALAAYGEAQHRFETLGGYGLEAEARRVLAGLGFTSADMDRAVRDLSGGWRMRVALARLMLSAPDLLVLDEPTNHLVVESVAWPARYLADWPGAILFVSHDRDFIDAVAERVIEVSNGHALEYVGGFAEFVVQREERLAGLMAAQASQQAKVAEVERFIERFRYKASKARQVQSRVKMLDKLDRIQVPDRAEQAANFAFPKPQRSSRVVIEVDDATVGFDGQPVLSGVDMVVERGRKLALIGPNGAGKTTLLRMILGELAPDGGTAGLGANVDVAHFTQHQVDSLRFDRTVLEELRATVGEQHGRNLRTVLGGFGFSGEAVDRKVGDLSGGERTRLALARIMVDPVNLLVLDEPTNHLDLPSCDVLEDALIAYPGTILLVTHDRYLIREVADGLVVVKHGRAVMHDGVDEELLAPSGTTAAAAPATAGGPAGGSSAGSGARRENRADVRRREARARERSAAETREVRKRVQRLERQVTKAEAEVERLGTALADPDIYDDHQKVRALSDEHDDAKAKSEVLMAEWLEAQEELESAGG
- a CDS encoding wax ester/triacylglycerol synthase family O-acyltransferase, giving the protein MERLTGMDAAFLYLETHEAHMHVAMTGIYDVSTMQGGYSFGAIKEHIRQRLHLVPPFRRRLVQVPFQFHHPVWVEDPNFNLDYHVRRIGCPSPGGRRELGEVAAQIASIPLDRNRPLWEAWVIEGLKQDRVGFVVKVHHAAIDGASGAEIMTELYDLSPDGRDDIEPVPEVEPEHIPTDQELLTYAAISKIRRLGDSFGLAKRTISGISELITAARDPEANHGAVPLGAPRAPWNHTIGPHRTVSFARLPLDQAKAVKDALGVKMNDVILAVCAGTLRNYLTARGELPDEPLVATCPVSVRVDDERGALGNKVSAMFAGLPTNIDDPAERLAAIAESTHGAKQDHDMVGARTLTDWAEWSAPRTFGLASRLYGSMHLADSIAPVQNLVISNVPGPPFPLYLAGAELVAAYPMGPIMDGAGLNITVLSYRDHIDIGFMADRDLVPDVWDVAAAVDPAFEEILALAEQKDPTVTKTAAPVTATSKAARKAKRSSGKKAGTKAGGSKGNGSKGNGSKGNRSKGDGSKGNRSKGNGSKGDRSKGDGSKVKSASKAEAAKSKGAGKSRAKSGSKSKKPPKDTPTEIDIRAAAGVVGDSTSPRS
- a CDS encoding Lrp/AsnC family transcriptional regulator, whose amino-acid sequence is MIDIALDSPAMDDLDHVILGELRSEGRLTWRDLGERIGLSATATADRVRRLETSGVIRGYSAEIDLATLGVGLRAITEIRLSRSVDPGPFERMLAAAPEVQSAMHVTGSHDYVLMLACADVPTLDRLLMQWRDSGGVEESQTRIILREIDLTGDEPT
- a CDS encoding acetoacetate--CoA ligase, encoding MPESKLDPLWTPSAERTAATAMDRFRRSAAAELRHDLDDPASLHRWSVESPEEFWGRLFDGLVSSVQRRGPALTVGGSGAFATSWFPEERLNVARLILEGAAGASVVDPDSVMLVSLDERGRRRELSRAEATAEVGAIAAALRAEGVGPGDRVAVWLPNTDVAMLVMLAAASIGAVFSSTSPDFGVDGVLDRFTQIEPTVLVAADGYTYGAKHFDRRPQLAEIMAGLPSLRRTVVLGFLDPAPDLSALQEFGTPVDFGAWVAPHEGTAPEFADLPFDHPWYVLFSSGTTGVPKCIVHRTGGVLLQHLKEHQLHSDIGPGDRVCYFTTCGWMMWNWLASVPASGATAVLFEGNPFHPGPARLWELAESEALTFLGVSAKYIDAVAKAGYVPAEAVDLSALRTIASTGSPLSPEMFAWIYDAVAPGCADGGLHLASISGGTDLCGCFVGGDPTRPVYPGEIQAPALGMAVDVWDVDGKPVPPGERGELVCTAPFPSTPLGFWGDGPLGELGPRYRSAYFERFPDVWAHGDFASWTDHGGMVIHGRSDTTLNPGGVRIGTAEIYRQVEQVPEVLESLVFGKEVDGDVEISLLVRLVEGAELGDEMVADIKTRIRTGCTPRHVPALVLAVEDLPRTRSGKLAELAVSDRVNGRDVRNTSALANPESLDAIAPLFD